From Leptotrichia sp. oral taxon 215 str. W9775, a single genomic window includes:
- a CDS encoding PTS sugar transporter subunit IIB translates to MKRIYLFCSAGMSTSLVAKRMQEVADKHSLPVEVKAFPDNKIDVIVEEFHPDVILLGPQVKFKLEQTASKYEPQGIPVAVIDLEDYGRVDGERILKRAIKILKEKAGK, encoded by the coding sequence ATGAAAAGAATATACTTATTTTGCAGTGCTGGAATGTCTACAAGCTTAGTTGCCAAAAGAATGCAGGAAGTGGCAGATAAGCATAGCCTTCCAGTTGAAGTTAAAGCTTTTCCTGATAATAAGATTGATGTTATTGTTGAGGAATTTCATCCTGATGTAATTTTATTGGGACCGCAGGTAAAATTTAAGCTTGAACAGACAGCTTCAAAATACGAACCACAAGGTATTCCGGTAGCAGTAATTGACCTTGAAGATTATGGAAGAGTTGATGGAGAACGTATTTTAAAGAGAGCTATAAAAATATTGAAGGAAAAGGCAGGGAAATAG
- a CDS encoding PEP phosphonomutase — translation MGKRLLSCFTSDFNKMSGQDLKNAIKASEGRTVLSENVVGRKSVAGDVTNSELARAFGADLILLNGLDVFNPYIDALPESDEPIKLVKKLTGRPVGLNLEPVDLNADMMEEIEIISEGRICSEATLKKIEEMGFDFVCLTGNPGTGVTNHQISEGIKLAKKYFSGMIIAGKMHSSGVDEPVANFDVVKDFIESGADVIMLPAVGTVPGFTQSEMEKAVKYIKENGALSMSAIGTSQESSTKETIRQIAIMNKIAGVDIQHIGDAGYAGVANFENILELSIAIRGVRHTIRMIAASNDR, via the coding sequence ATGGGAAAAAGATTGCTTAGCTGTTTTACTAGTGATTTTAATAAAATGTCCGGTCAGGATTTGAAAAATGCCATTAAGGCAAGTGAAGGTAGAACAGTGTTGTCAGAAAATGTTGTAGGAAGAAAAAGTGTTGCAGGGGATGTTACAAATAGTGAGTTAGCAAGGGCTTTCGGAGCAGATCTTATATTACTGAATGGATTGGATGTATTTAATCCATATATAGATGCACTTCCTGAATCAGATGAGCCTATAAAACTTGTAAAAAAACTTACAGGAAGACCGGTAGGACTTAATTTGGAACCGGTAGATCTAAATGCCGATATGATGGAGGAAATAGAAATTATTTCTGAAGGAAGAATTTGTTCAGAAGCTACATTGAAAAAGATAGAAGAAATGGGATTTGACTTTGTATGCCTGACAGGGAATCCTGGTACAGGAGTTACAAACCATCAGATTTCTGAAGGTATAAAGCTGGCTAAAAAATATTTTTCCGGAATGATAATAGCAGGTAAAATGCACTCATCAGGAGTTGATGAACCGGTTGCAAATTTCGATGTTGTGAAGGACTTTATTGAAAGTGGTGCAGATGTCATCATGCTTCCGGCTGTGGGGACAGTACCTGGATTTACTCAGAGTGAAATGGAAAAAGCTGTAAAATATATCAAGGAAAATGGAGCTCTTTCAATGTCTGCAATAGGAACAAGCCAGGAAAGTTCTACAAAGGAAACAATAAGACAGATTGCAATAATGAATAAAATCGCAGGAGTGGATATTCAGCATATTGGAGATGCAGGATATGCGGGAGTTGCAAACTTCGAAAACATTTTAGAACTTTCTATAGCAATAAGAGGAGTAAGACATACAATAAGAATGATTGCGGCTTCAAATGACAGATAA
- a CDS encoding replication initiation protein, with protein MNIYFSHKFTNLQKKDIKLEFSKKITKDEKIFLKLLFFKIVSDSTFLEKAEIRFEEILSIPEFSSINNFTSFFKTLSEKYISFYVFSPNDKFSGSFGILSSFILHTDYCQLFFTEEFKNCFSLKKSFFSLLEIEKFIFMTDSFSFGFYNNIIKNAKDKNEVCLPLSSVKIYLNADNKYERFFDFEKHILKKAVMDINTFTDFSVAYEKIKESGKLTNKIVSINFLINKARQPYSPYDNTIYKMLELVKDKVSNPEEIYRLFLLYVAKRGYKYVHDNLNYVKDSFSEDLEKNLKRALMLNLASDNLKLYVNEFKRVKSPIVLFYTLTRKLNEIKRYYPKIEELLRTSKLKDIDSISYFKDNGSFNFSNEYIKIFVRYYSDKKSVIEIYLPENIIEKIESTPKAATYFQDK; from the coding sequence ATGAACATATATTTTTCCCACAAATTTACAAATTTACAGAAAAAGGATATTAAACTTGAATTTTCTAAAAAAATAACAAAAGATGAAAAGATATTTTTAAAATTATTATTTTTTAAAATTGTTTCAGATTCCACTTTTTTGGAAAAAGCTGAAATCAGATTTGAAGAAATTCTTTCCATACCTGAATTTTCTTCCATTAATAATTTCACTTCATTTTTTAAAACTCTGTCAGAAAAATATATATCTTTTTATGTATTTTCTCCAAACGATAAATTTTCCGGTTCTTTTGGAATACTTTCATCTTTTATTTTACATACTGATTATTGTCAATTATTTTTTACTGAAGAATTTAAAAATTGTTTCTCATTAAAAAAGAGCTTTTTTTCCCTACTTGAGATTGAAAAATTTATTTTTATGACAGATTCCTTCTCATTTGGCTTTTACAATAATATTATTAAAAATGCCAAAGATAAAAACGAAGTCTGCCTTCCACTTTCATCAGTAAAAATCTATCTTAATGCTGACAATAAATATGAAAGGTTTTTTGATTTTGAAAAGCATATTTTAAAAAAAGCTGTAATGGACATAAATACTTTTACTGATTTTTCTGTTGCATACGAAAAAATTAAGGAAAGTGGAAAACTGACAAATAAAATCGTATCTATTAATTTTCTCATAAATAAAGCAAGACAGCCTTACAGCCCATACGACAATACAATTTATAAAATGCTTGAACTTGTTAAGGATAAAGTTTCCAATCCTGAAGAAATTTATCGTCTGTTTCTACTTTATGTGGCAAAAAGAGGATATAAATACGTACACGACAATCTAAATTATGTAAAAGATTCCTTTTCTGAAGATTTGGAAAAGAATTTAAAGAGGGCATTGATGCTTAATCTAGCATCAGATAACCTAAAACTTTATGTAAACGAATTTAAGAGAGTTAAATCGCCGATAGTTCTATTTTATACCCTCACCAGAAAACTAAATGAAATAAAAAGATATTATCCTAAAATTGAAGAACTTCTTCGTACTTCCAAATTAAAAGACATTGATTCCATAAGCTATTTTAAGGATAATGGCTCTTTTAATTTTTCAAATGAATATATAAAAATCTTTGTCAGATATTATTCTGATAAAAAATCTGTTATTGAAATATATCTTCCGGAAAATATTATTGAAAAAATAGAAAGTACTCCAAAAGCAGCTACATATTTTCAGGATAAATAG